Proteins from a genomic interval of Musa acuminata AAA Group cultivar baxijiao chromosome BXJ1-9, Cavendish_Baxijiao_AAA, whole genome shotgun sequence:
- the LOC103996582 gene encoding 16.9 kDa class I heat shock protein 2, producing the protein MSIVRRSNIFNPFSLDVWDPFQGFPFDSFRSLSETRPSFVSDASAFANTRIDWKETPEAHIFKADLPGAKKEEVKVEVEEGRVLQISGERSKEKEEKSDKWHRVERSSGKFLRRFRLPENAKVDQVKASMENGVLTVTMPKEEAQKKPEMKSIEISG; encoded by the coding sequence ATGTCGATCGTGAGGCGGAGCAACATCTTCAACCCCTTCTCCCTCGACGTCTGGGACCCTTTCCAGGGTTTCCCCTTTGATTCCTTCCGTTCACTCTCAGAGACGCGCCCCAGCTTCGTGAGCGACGCATCCGCCTTCGCTAACACACGCATCGACTGGAAGGAGACGCCTGAGGCTCACATCTTCAAGGCCGACCTGCCGGGGGCGAAGAAGGAGGAGGtgaaggtggaggtggaggaaggCAGGGTTCTCCAGATCAGCGGCGAGCGGAGCaaggagaaggaggagaagagcGACAAGTGGCATCGCGTGGAGCGGAGCAGCGGCAAGTTCCTGAGGAGATTCAGGTTGCCAGAGAATGCCAAGGTGGATCAGGTGAAGGCGTCCATGGAGAACGGTGTCCTGACCGTGACGATGCCCAAGGAGGAGGCGCAGAAGAAGCCGGAGATGAAGTCCATCGAGATCTCGGGCTGA
- the LOC135592252 gene encoding 16.9 kDa class I heat shock protein 2-like: protein MSIVRRSNIFDPFSLDVWDPFQGFPFDAFRSLAETRPGFVSETSAFANTRIDWKETPEAHVFKADLPGVKKEEVKVEVEEGRVVQISGERSKEKEEKSDKWHRVERSSGKFLRRFRLPENAKVDQVKASMENGVLTVTVPKEEAKKKPGMKSIEISG, encoded by the coding sequence ATGTCGATCGTCAGACGCAGCAACATCTTCGACCCTTTCTCCCTCGACGTCTGGGACCCCTTCCAGGGCTTCCCCTTCGATGCCTTCCGTTCCCTTGCGGAGACGCGCCCCGGCTTCGTCAGCGAGACCTCCGCCTTCGCCAACACCCGCATAGATTGGAAGGAGACACCCGAGGCGCACGTCTTCAAGGCTGACCTGCCGGGGGTGAAGAAGGAGGAGGtgaaggtggaggtggaggaaggCAGGGTCGTCCAGATCAGCGGCGAGCGGAGCaaggagaaggaggagaagagcGACAAGTGGCACCGCGTGGAGCGGAGCAGCGGCAAGTTCCTGAGGAGATTCAGATTACCAGAGAATGCCAAGGTGGATCAGGTGAAGGCGTCCATGGAGAACGGTGTCCTGACCGTGACGGTGCCCAAGGAGGAGGCGAAGAAGAAGCCGGGGATGAAGTCCATCGAGATCTCGGGCTGA
- the LOC103996584 gene encoding 18.1 kDa class I heat shock protein-like, which translates to MTLLLHPRQEREEETICSLQLLDSFLILKGPFPTMSIVRRNIFDPFSLDVWDPFKGFPFDAFRSLSETRPGFVSETSAFANTRIDWKETSEAHVFKADLPGVKKEEVKVEVEEGRVLQISGERSKEEEEKSDKWHRVERSSGKFLRRFRLPENAMVDQVKASMENGVLTVTVPKEEVKKPEMKSIEISG; encoded by the coding sequence ATGACCCTCCTTTTGCATCCTCGTCAAGAACGGGAGGAAGAGACGATTTGCAGCTTACAGCTTCTCGACAGCTTCCTGATCCTTAAAGGCCCATTTCCAACCATGTCGATCGTGAGGCGCAACATCTTCGACCCCTTCTCCCTCGACGTCTGGGATCCCTTCAAGGGCTTCCCCTTCGATGCCTTCCGTTCCCTCTCCGAGACGCGCCCCGGCTTCGTGAGCGAGACTTCCGCCTTCGCCAACACCCGCATCGATTGGAAAGAGACCTCCGAGGCGCACGTCTTCAAGGCCGACCTGCCGGGGGTGAAGAAAGAGGAGGtgaaggtggaggtggaggaaggCAGGGTCCTCCAGATCAGCGGCGAGAggagcaaggaggaggaggagaagagcgaCAAGTGGCACCGCGTGGAGCGGAGCAGCGGCAAGTTCCTGAGGAGGTTCAGGTTGCCTGAGAATGCCATGGTGGATCAGGTGAAGGCGTCAATGGAGAACGGTGTCCTAACCGTGACAGTGCCTAAGGAGGAGGTGAAGAAGCCCGAGATGAAGTCCATTGAGATCTCCGGTTGA
- the LOC135592253 gene encoding uncharacterized protein LOC135592253 isoform X1 yields MEKAPTLAANRFHDDSNKEPETLEDKLMCRLSSFSTVIREAAMTKPLQNLFGATALHGGARGGGMRSIHSLRSLHRLTIRPISAGSSSKAKTRRVLLYLGRFGLQTLPGSSYFA; encoded by the exons ATGGAGAAAGCACCAACGTTGGCAGCCAATAGGTTTCATGACGACTCCAACAAAGAGCCTGAAACCTTGGAGGACAAACTGATGTGTCGCCTATCTTCATTCTCGAC GGTGATCAGAGAGGCTGCGATGACAAAACCTCTGCAGAACCTTTTCGGAGCCACTGCTTTGCATGGTG GTGCAAGAGGAGGTGGAATGAGGAGTATTCACAGCTTGCGCTCGCTTCATAG GTTGACAATTAGGCCTATATCTGCTGGGTCCAGCTCCAAGGCAAAGACTAGACGAGTCTTGTTGTATCTTGGACGTTTTGGCCTTCAAACTTTGCCAGGGTCTTCATACTTTGCTTAG
- the LOC135592253 gene encoding uncharacterized protein LOC135592253 isoform X2, which produces MLGLGDQRGCDDKTSAEPFRSHCFAWWYGARGGGMRSIHSLRSLHRLTIRPISAGSSSKAKTRRVLLYLGRFGLQTLPGSSYFA; this is translated from the exons GGTGATCAGAGAGGCTGCGATGACAAAACCTCTGCAGAACCTTTTCGGAGCCACTGCTTTGCATGGTGGTATG GTGCAAGAGGAGGTGGAATGAGGAGTATTCACAGCTTGCGCTCGCTTCATAG GTTGACAATTAGGCCTATATCTGCTGGGTCCAGCTCCAAGGCAAAGACTAGACGAGTCTTGTTGTATCTTGGACGTTTTGGCCTTCAAACTTTGCCAGGGTCTTCATACTTTGCTTAG